From the genome of Delphinus delphis chromosome 8, mDelDel1.2, whole genome shotgun sequence, one region includes:
- the SCN2B gene encoding sodium channel regulatory subunit beta-2, with amino-acid sequence MHKDAWLPRPAFSLTGLSLFFSLVPPGRSMEVTVPTTLNVLNGSDARLSCTFNSCYTVNHKQFSLNWTYQECSNCSEEMFLQFRMKIINLKLERFRDRVEFSGNPSKYDVSVTLRNVQLEDEGTYNCYIMNPPDRHRGHGKIYLQVLMEEPPERDSTVAVIVGASVGGFLAVVILVLMVVKCVRRKKEQKLSTDDLKTEEEGKTDGEGNADNGTK; translated from the exons ATGCACAAAGATGCCTGGCTACCTCGCCCTGCCTTCAGTCTCACGGGGCtcagtctctttttctctttgg tgccaccagggaggaGCATGGAAGTCACAGTACCTACCACCCTCAACGTCCTCAATGGCTCTGATGCCCGCCTGTCCTGCACCTTCAACTCCTGCTACACCGTGAACCACAAACAGTTCTCCCTGAACTGGACTTACCAGGAGTGTAGTAACTGCTCCGAGGAGATG TTTCTCCAGTTCCGCATGAAGATCATTAACCTGAAGCTGGAGCGGTTCCGAGACCGTGTGGAGTTCTCAGGGAACCCCAGCAAGTATGACGTGTCAGTCACGCTGAGAAACGTGCAGCTGGAGGATGAGGGCACCTACAACTGCTACATCATGAACCCACccgaccgccaccgcggccacggcaAGATCTACCTGCAAGTCCTGATGGAAG aGCCCCCTGAGCGGGATTCCACTGTGGCCGTGATCGTGGGCGCCTCCGTCGGGGGCTTTCTGGCTGTGGTCATCTTGGTGCTGATGGTAGTAAAATGtgtgaggaggaaaaaagagcaGAAACTGAGCACGGATGACCTGAAGACAGAGGAGGAGGGCAAGACGGATGGAGAGGGCAACGCGGACAATGGCACCAAGTAA